Genomic segment of Desulfobulbaceae bacterium:
TATATAGAAACCGTTTATCGATTGACTCTTGCATCTGAATATAAAGATGAAGAAACCGGCGCACACATTAAGCGCATCAGCTTTTATACCAAGGAACTTGCTCAACGAATGGGTATGGATAAAGAGTTTTGCGATTCAATTTTTTATGCTTCACCCATGCATGATGTTGGTAAGGTGGCCATGCCAGACGCTATTTTGCTTAAAAAGGGGCCGCTTGATGGCGAAGAATGGAATATTATGAAGACTCATGCTGAGATTGGCGCAAAAATTCTTGAAGGTTCCGATTCTCCACTTCTGAAAATGGCTTTTGATATAGCCGGATGCCATCATGAGCGTTGGGACGGCAATGGATACCCAAGGGGACTCAATGGGGATCAGATACCGCTTGTTGCCAGGATAATGAATATTTGCGACCAGTATGATGCCCTTCGCAGCGTAAGGCCCTATAAACCAGGATTTGATCAAAAAAGAACAATCTCTATTATAACTGAGGGTGATGGCCGCACAATGCCTGATCATTTTGATCCTGATGTTCTTTCGGCTTTTAAGAAAATGGTTGATGTCTTTGCAGATATTTTTGAAACGCATAGAGATTAATATGTCGAAAAATTGAACTTGAATAATTTGGTACCTGCTCTAATTTTCTTGATGTGCATTATCTCTTGGCCCACATTCCACACCCTAAATTGCGATCAGGCAGGTATTTTTTTGTGGTTCAAGGAGGTGGGTGTTGTGATGTAATATTCCCTAGGTTATTATTGGACACACCACAAGAAAGCCAACAGTATGAAAATCTGATTCAAATAAAAAAGGCTGGTAGACGGGCAGCAGAACTTGTGCAGCAGATCCTTTCCTTCAGTAGGCAAACAGACCATGATCGCCAGCCTATACAGCTTCAGTTCATTGTTAAAGAAG
This window contains:
- a CDS encoding response regulator: MEIEYKSYLVTNTFSCLLVDDDDFSRGLLAKVLDNEGIKTVQVKSGKECMDFVETSPPDLILLDVVMPEMDGYEVCRRLKSCDKTKNIPILFITSMDGKIDEAKGLELGARDYISKPINPPIVISRVRNQMNLHFHTVHLEELVDQRTRQLHKGYIETVYRLTLASEYKDEETGAHIKRISFYTKELAQRMGMDKEFCDSIFYASPMHDVGKVAMPDAILLKKGPLDGEEWNIMKTHAEIGAKILEGSDSPLLKMAFDIAGCHHERWDGNGYPRGLNGDQIPLVARIMNICDQYDALRSVRPYKPGFDQKRTISIITEGDGRTMPDHFDPDVLSAFKKMVDVFADIFETHRD